A single window of Thiomicrorhabdus immobilis DNA harbors:
- a CDS encoding chemotaxis protein — MSSFLKGVDQRTSLAGMNRMELLLFTIKGQQLFGINVFKVREVIRTPHISVVPKSDSRVVGVSDIRGQTMPMIDLAKALDLEPIAPENYSNSLTIVTEFNSSVQGFLVEDVDRIVHLRWEDILPPPDSLLNVNYLTGITRAQDQIVQIVDVEKVLAEVSGLSNEMSDEFIEQNVSKTANQNFFVLGADDSSVARNQLKHILEKMGIANKIVNNGKLALEFLQKWADDAEKGISPRVSDRVLMVISDIEMPEMDGYTLTTSIRKDERLKDLYVVLNSSLSGGFNESLTDKVGANVFLSKWHSDELATIIVQRIDEVTHASHKQA; from the coding sequence ATGTCGAGCTTTTTAAAAGGTGTTGATCAAAGGACTTCTTTGGCAGGTATGAACCGAATGGAGCTGTTGCTTTTTACGATTAAAGGGCAGCAACTGTTTGGCATTAATGTATTTAAAGTTCGTGAGGTTATTCGAACGCCACATATTTCGGTTGTTCCTAAGTCGGATTCTAGAGTGGTTGGGGTGTCAGATATTCGAGGTCAGACCATGCCAATGATTGATTTGGCTAAGGCTTTGGATTTGGAGCCTATTGCACCGGAAAATTATTCCAACAGTTTGACCATCGTTACCGAATTTAATAGCTCTGTGCAGGGGTTTTTGGTGGAGGATGTGGATCGCATCGTGCACTTACGTTGGGAAGATATTTTGCCTCCTCCCGATAGCCTGTTGAATGTGAATTATTTAACGGGGATTACTCGAGCACAGGATCAAATTGTACAAATCGTCGATGTTGAAAAGGTATTGGCTGAGGTTTCGGGGCTGAGCAATGAAATGTCGGATGAGTTCATTGAGCAGAATGTTTCTAAAACGGCAAATCAGAATTTCTTTGTGCTTGGTGCCGATGACTCTTCCGTGGCTCGTAACCAGTTGAAGCATATTCTTGAAAAGATGGGGATTGCTAATAAAATTGTAAATAACGGTAAGCTTGCGTTGGAGTTTTTACAGAAATGGGCCGATGATGCGGAAAAAGGTATTTCACCCAGGGTTTCCGACCGGGTGCTGATGGTGATTTCCGATATCGAGATGCCGGAAATGGATGGCTATACTCTGACAACCAGTATTCGCAAGGATGAACGCTTGAAAGACTTGTATGTGGTTTTGAACTCTTCGTTAAGTGGTGGTTTTAATGAGAGCTTAACGGATAAGGTTGGCGCAAATGTGTTTTTGTCAAAGTGGCATTCGGATGAGTTGGCCACTATCATTGTTCAGCGAATTGATGAAGTCACTCACGCTTCTCATAAGCAGGCTTAG